Proteins found in one Sporosarcina jeotgali genomic segment:
- a CDS encoding YusW family protein yields MNKLAAMGSVVFASVLFVNGCGNMGKDANKDNREEADIITNEQKEGGDRDTGDGFGFTKFDLEIDVDNQDAVEAEYEVEKDFEPEFQNKLTNIDLKDEDAMAELDKMFSTINLQHDMSGEEAREKILEYFQIDLYSKFKLDVEFDDGTKMNYEDKQ; encoded by the coding sequence GTTTGCGAGCGTTCTATTTGTCAATGGATGCGGAAATATGGGTAAAGATGCAAACAAAGACAACCGTGAAGAAGCAGACATTATAACAAATGAGCAAAAAGAAGGCGGCGACCGGGATACGGGTGATGGATTTGGTTTCACCAAATTCGATTTGGAGATTGACGTCGACAACCAAGACGCGGTCGAGGCCGAGTATGAGGTCGAAAAAGACTTTGAGCCGGAATTCCAAAATAAGTTGACCAACATCGACTTAAAAGACGAGGACGCTATGGCCGAGCTCGACAAGATGTTCTCGACCATTAACCTTCAACACGATATGTCCGGTGAGGAAGCGCGAGAAAAAATCTTAGAGTACTTCCAGATTGACCTGTATTCGAAGTTCAAGCTCGACGTCGAGTTTGATGATGGCACCAAGATGAATTATGAGGATAAACAATAA